The genomic window GATGGCGTTCCAGCGCCTGTTCGTAGATCGCCAGGTAACGGGCGTCCGGGCGGCGCTCTTCCGAGATCATTTCAGAATAGTGTGCTTGCCCGGCCTGGATCAGGCGCTCCTTTTCGGCAATATCAGTCGGCGCCATGCGAATCGGGGTAAGCAATAAAGTAACGTCTTCAGGGGCATAGCTGTGCTGAAGAGGCTTGCGGGGTTCGGGCATGCTTACTCCTTGCCAATCGCGCTGGCGACCTGGGACGCTGGCGGTATCATCATCATATTGGCCAACTGCATAAACGGCAGATCCGTCAGGCTATCACCCATGGCCAGAATGATACCGTGCCGAATTTCCGGGCGTATGTCGATAAGGTGAGCCACAGCGGCGCGCTTTGAAATGCCTTGGGGCGTAAAGCTCAGGTTATTACCATTGCGATGATAGACAAAATGCTCACCCGCCAGGATGCGTAGAAACCCTTCGAGATCATCAAGCCAGACTTCCTCGCCGTTGGACTTGACGCAGAAATAGATCGGGCGCCCCTCTTCACGCACAATCCAGTGGCGAAAACGCCCGACGGCATTGTGCTTGGCTGTCTCGGCGTTCAGGGCCTCAAGGCCCGCTTCAGCCGCGTTTGAAAGGCGGCTGATGTGGTACGACCAGTCCTGCTCGACCTTGCCATCAGGGTCGAGAATCACCGCACCGTTAGACGCAATCTTCCAGCTATCAAACGCAATGCGACAGCGCGAGAGCGCTTCTGTCGAGCGTGCCGTTACCGGCACCAGGCAGGTGGCCTTGAGTAACCAGGCGGTCATTGCGGCCTGAGAAACGGTCATATAGGAATGATGGCCATTGGTGGCCTCTGCCGCAAGGCGCGATGCGCAGACGGGTTCAGCCATCTTGCGCGCCGTCTGGAAGAGGGTATCGTCAAGGTCAGTAAACAGCATAGGGCGCTGGCCACTTTCAGGCAGCCCGGGTAGCGAAGAATCAGCGGATATCATGAGATAGCGCCTTCCCTGACCAGGTTTACCTGCTGGTTTCCATCCACCACCCAACAGCGGCCCAGAGCCGATGTCAGCCCGTTGGGAACGCCGGAGAGCCCGGTTTCCGTAAACACTATCATCTCGTCCCATTCCTCGGGGTCGACGTTATTGAGATACATGGTGATGCCGATGCCGTAATGGTCGGGAAACGTGATCTGCTGGCGGATCACCGAGCCTGGCAGCACGGGTGAGCGAGTAGTGGAAATAAAACTTGCCGCATGGCCGTGGCGTTCCAGCTGTTCAGCCGCCAGAAACGGGTGCCAGACGTGTTCGCCGGTGCCAATCACCAACACCCGCGACTGCGGGGCGAGCAAGGGGCGCAGGTGGCGGTCGATATAGGCGGCCCAAGCGAGCCTGTCGGCAGCCATGGCAGCTGCACTCAGCCCACTTCGCGGCACCCCGAAGGCAGCGCGGAGGTCCGGTGCCCAGGGCGGACAACCCGCCGAGCATGCTGGCGGAAGGCTGCGCGCCTGGCTACCAGGAGCAGGAGACCAGGCATAGCGCCCCGAGAGCAGCGCTAACGCACTGACGGAAACGCCAGGCAGTGCTTGCTTTATGGTTTCTATACAGCCGCCATCCGACCAGTCCGTCAATGTGACCAAAACGATTTTCGACACAGCGACTCCAGCTTGATGAAGCGCCTCGACAAGCCCTTTAAAGGTGTTGCCAGTGGTCGTCTCATCATCCACCAGCACCAGAGTGACGTCTTCCGTATCGGGAAGCACACCAGCCTGGGGCGGCAACACCATATGCTCAGCCGCGTGTGAGTGCTCTTCACGGGTATTCAGCCAGGGACTGACGCCTTCCGGGCACAGCCGTGTAGTGGGCAGATAGCCCACTGCAAGGTGCGGGCGCTTGCGACACAGGCCATCAAAGACGCCCAGCCCCAGGCCAACGGCTGTTTCCGCATAGCTCATCACCAGCACCGGCCCGCTTCCCAGCGGTTCCAGCAGCTTTTCGGCCAGCTGATCCAGGGCGGCGCGATGGCGGGCAGCGCTGACCGGTATATGGCGGCCCAGCACGGTCGAGACAAACAGAAAGGCGCGCTTGGGGTTCTGGCGCTCGGCGATCCGAAAAAGGGCCTCGCCCGTGCCGTCTCCTCCATCACCGTCGATTTCAAGGGTCAGGGTGCCGGTACCCAGCAGGTACTCAGTCATGATGAAGAATTATCATCAGACAGAAACTCATCCCGGGCGCGCTGGCTTTCATCGTTATCGCGGCGCGCCATGCGCTCACGTTCCGCCTGGGCTTCGCGCTCAACCCGGGCGGCCTCGTTCGCCTCACGGCGGGCAGATAGAACACGACGAACCCGCCATGCTAGATAGCCAATGCCTGCCACCAGCAGGGTCAGAAAGACGATGTTGAACAGCGGCAAGTGGCGATAGCCCGGTTCAACCTGCCAGACTTTGACAGCGTTCGGGAACATCGAAAAGATTGGCAGGCGCCAGCCGTAATGGCGAACGGCGACCAGGTTATCTTCATCCTGAGCAATCGACCGGGCGCGGGTATGCAGGTTGGAGCTATCAAACTTGCCGTAAATAATGGCATCTTCATTGCGGTAGTTACGCGGCTCCCCTTGCTCTGTTTCCGTCAGCACGAAGTACACATCCGTCGTGCTGACAGAGTTGCCGGATTCGTTATCCGTACCGCTTTCCTGGGTATCTACCCGCTTGACGTCAGTGCCGATCAGGCGCACCACGTCCACCTGTGGCAAGGCATAATGCAGGGCAGCGCCGATGGCGATGACAATCACTCCAATCAGAGCGTATCCAAAGCGTTTCATCTATGATCTCCTGTTAACTCAGTGCTGAAAGTAGCGGCATGTTAAGGTTTGAATATTACTCGCCATGATGCCAGTTTTCGCATAAACGTTCTTCTCTATCAGATATCAATCGACGAACTAAGGGATAACTCTATGGTTACTACGCTAATCGCAGGGCAAAACGCTAAACTTGATAACCAGAAATTCACCTTTCGCCTGATTGTCGGTAACGTGCAGAACGTGAGCCTCGATGCCTCAGCCATTCTGCTGGCCAACACGGGGAAGGTATCCAGTGATGATGATTTCATTTTCTTTAACCAGCCCACCCACCCCTCGGGTGCACTGATTCAACAGGAAGGCGCTACTTTTGCGGTTGATCTCAGCAAAGTCCCTGGCCACCTTGAACGTATCGCCTTTGTGCTGACCGCTGACCCTGGGCTGTCAGCGTTATCAGACGGTTACCGCTTTGAACTGACCGGGAGTACTGATCAGTTTGACTTTAGTGGCCAGGGTGCGGGGCGCCCCGAGAAATCCCTGATTGTCTGCGAGCTGTATCGTCGCAATGGTGACTGGAAGGTAAAAGCCGTTGATCAGGGCTTTGCAGGCGGCATGGCGCCTCTGGCTGAGCACTTTGGCGTTGAAGTCGAAGGGTCGCCCAATCAGTCACCACCCACTCCAGCAGCGGCTCCTACTCCACCCCCC from Halomonas sp. CH40 includes these protein-coding regions:
- a CDS encoding phosphoribosyltransferase domain-containing protein; this translates as MTEYLLGTGTLTLEIDGDGGDGTGEALFRIAERQNPKRAFLFVSTVLGRHIPVSAARHRAALDQLAEKLLEPLGSGPVLVMSYAETAVGLGLGVFDGLCRKRPHLAVGYLPTTRLCPEGVSPWLNTREEHSHAAEHMVLPPQAGVLPDTEDVTLVLVDDETTTGNTFKGLVEALHQAGVAVSKIVLVTLTDWSDGGCIETIKQALPGVSVSALALLSGRYAWSPAPGSQARSLPPACSAGCPPWAPDLRAAFGVPRSGLSAAAMAADRLAWAAYIDRHLRPLLAPQSRVLVIGTGEHVWHPFLAAEQLERHGHAASFISTTRSPVLPGSVIRQQITFPDHYGIGITMYLNNVDPEEWDEMIVFTETGLSGVPNGLTSALGRCWVVDGNQQVNLVREGAIS
- a CDS encoding DUF1523 family protein: MKRFGYALIGVIVIAIGAALHYALPQVDVVRLIGTDVKRVDTQESGTDNESGNSVSTTDVYFVLTETEQGEPRNYRNEDAIIYGKFDSSNLHTRARSIAQDEDNLVAVRHYGWRLPIFSMFPNAVKVWQVEPGYRHLPLFNIVFLTLLVAGIGYLAWRVRRVLSARREANEAARVEREAQAERERMARRDNDESQRARDEFLSDDNSSS